A region of the Pseudomonadota bacterium genome:
CAGGGCAACCATTCCGCTGTCATCTAAAAACCATTTTATGTTGTTGAACTTTGGAGTTTTCATAGGCTGCCTATTATTTTCGCCACTTCAGGACCCCAGGACTTCAAGGAGTATTTTGCTTCTATGTGTTCCCTTGCGGTATTCCCTATTCTGCTTCTTAAGGCCGTATCCTTTGAGAGCGCCTCTACAGCGTCCTTCCACCCGGCCGGATCATCCTGCAAAAAACCGTTTACCCCGTCTTCTATTATATCATTTACAACACCAACGGGATGGGCTATGGACGGAAGCCCCGACGCCATATACTGAATGAGCTTAAGCCCGCACTTACCCTGTGACCATATATCATCCCTTGCAGGCATAATCCCTGCATCGAAGCTCAAAAGTAACGATTTTTCTTTATCTTTCTCCCACTTTTCAAATATTATCCCCTTCTCCTCCATGCCTGAAGGCTTGTCTGCCACAAATTTAAATATTATATGCCTGTTATGGCGAAAAGAAAGAAAAAATTCCTTTATATCGGAAAGATACTTTAACGTGGAACTGCTTCCCATCCAGCCCACCACAAATGGTTTGTGCTCTTCGTGTACCTTCACAGGATATTCGTCGGTATCAACGACTGTGGGTACATAATATGCACCTGTGTCCCTGTGCTTTTTTGCCTCATCAAGGAGGAAGGAGTTCCCGCAAAATACGGCATCGGCACATTGCACCGTCATCTTAAAACGGAACCTTCTGGTTACACTCTCTTTCCTTGTTCCGTACATAACAGCGTCATCATAGTCGTAGACAATCTTTTTTGCGCATTGCCTTAAGGCAAAAAGTTTCAGGGGATTTAAAAGTAACCTCTGCAGATAGACAACGTCTGCCTGGCTTGCCTGTTTCAGAACCTTTGAGAAGCCGGTTTTGGTCGTAAGGAGTTCAATTTCAAACCCCTTTTCTGCAAGATACGGGAAATATTGGTGAATTCTGTAGCCTTTCGGATTTTCAGGTGTAAATATATTGTGGGTAAAGAAGAGTATTTTCATTAGCTGCTTGCCTGAGGCAATCTATGAATTATTTTTAAAGAAACATTTGAAATATTTTCTAAAATCAGTTCTAAAATCCGTTGCCTTCAATTTATTTTCATCTATGACAGGCTTGCCAATAAGTTCCTTCGGCCCTGAGGCTTCTATAAAATAGTCTTCAATAATCAGGTAATCCATTTCTGTAGACATAAAACATTTCAGGGCATCGGCAGGGGTCTCCACTATGGGTTCCCCGGCAATATTAAAGGAGGTATTTAATATGACGGGAACACCGGTGATCTTACGGAATTCTTCTATCAGGTCATAGAATCTGCCGTTGTCTTCACGGGTGACGGTCTGCACGCGGGCAGTGTTGTCAACATGTGTTATTGAAGGGACAACTTTGCGCTTGTCCTCTTTCACTTCAGCTATAAGCAGCATATAAGGGCTTTCGCATGTAAGTTCAAAGTAATCCGATACGTATTCCTTAAGAATGGATGGGGCAAAAGGACGGAAGGCCTCGCGGTGTTTTACCCGTGCATTAAGGATATCTTTCATGTCAGGTTTTCCCGGATCACAGATAATGCTCCTGTGTCCCAGGGCACGGGGGCCTATCTCGCTGCCGCCTTCAAACCATCCGAGGATCTTGCCTTCTGCCAGAAGTTTCGCAGCCTTTTGTGCAACGTTCTGTTCTTTACTGAATTTTATATGGGTAGTGCTATTCAGGGCTGATAGAATCTCTTCTTCGCTGTAGCGTCTCCCTGTGTAAGCATTTTTGAATTTATACTTTTTCGGCTCCTCGTTGTTCAACATGTGGGCGCCATGCAGGGCGCACCCCAGCGCTATACCCGTGTCACATGCGGCAGGCTGCACAAAGATATTCTCAAAGGGTGTATTATCGAGAATTTTCTTGTTTGCTACGCTGTTTAACCCCACTCCGCCAGCATAACAGAGGTTTTTCGAGGGGCTTATCTTATAAAGATGCCCGGCAATCTCTATGAGTGCCTTCTCAAGGGCGTCCTGTACTTCAAAGGTAATTGCCGTATATACTTCATCAGGAAGTTTCCCCTTGTCCCTCTTGGGGATATCAGGATAATACATTTTCTGGAAATGATCGATGTGTCTCACGAAGTTCTTTTCGCTGGGTATCAACACGGCGCCGTCAACAATCTCATAGAAATTCCTACGGTAGCGCCCGTCGGTATGCTCACCATACGGCGCGAGACCCATGACCTTGCCTGAGCCGAAATCACCGAAGCCGACGAATACGGATGTGCCCATGTAGAGGAGGCCAAGGCCATTAGTGAATCCGGGCATGGCATAATCCTTCCTGATCGTATGAAGCCTGCCGTCTATTGCCCTGTAAAAAGATTGTACCTCTTCAAACTTTTTCTGTATCTTTTTATCTATAACCCTGAAGATGAAAGGGGTTTTAGCACCCGCATCAACATCGGCGGCATTACTGCCCAGCCCGTCTACCACCATGACAGCGGCTTCGTCAAAAGGGGACGGATAAAAGGCGCTTGCAGCATGGGCTGCATGATGCGATATGGTATGGACCTTTCCTTTGTAATCAAGCTCGGAACGGATCATCTCGATCTCTTTGTTTTTCCCGTCCTTTCCGATCCTTGTAACGCCTACGATCAGATCTATATTGCCTATATTCTTCAGACCGGCGGTTTCGAGGAGATAACGAACAGATTTATGAGGGAAAGCCCCGGAATGTTTCTGTCTGTTAAGACGCTCTTCACCTATGGCGAGGAGTTGGCCTCCCGATATCAGGGTTGCACCTGTGTCGTGCCCGAAGGTATGAATGCCTAATATATTCATAATTTATTTGAATTTTTAATATAACAAAACCACCGGGCACAGTCAATAGATTCCAACTGCCTGGAGCTTCCTCAATTTTCTCACTTGCTGTGGCCGGAGCACTGTCTTACTCCCTGCTCAACTGCGGGTCGTGCGCTCGATTACCCACTATCGGCCTTGCATGTATATGAAAAACTTACTTGACAAAGTTAACATCCAGGTTAACAAATAACCAGAAATATGGAATTTTCCTAAACCTCATAGTATATTGTGTGATAATGACAATCAAGCACATATACCACGCTGCCTACTCTATATACAATTTAGTGGAAACAACTGTGCTTTCACATGAATATACATTGACACCTCAACATATCTACTATAGCATTCTTAATGTATTAATATATCCCGGCACTATTTGTCACCATAGGGAGACCAGATGAAAGATCCATCCAGGACAAATCAGGAACTGACCAAAGAGGTATCTGCCTTAAAACAGCAAATCATAAAACTGGAACAATCGGAATCCGGACACAAAAAGGCCGAGGACGAACTGCGAAGGAGCGAGGATAAATACCGTACATTGGTTGAAACAACCGGCACAGGTTTTGTTATTATTGATAAGGACGGCTTAGTGCTTGATGCAAATCTCGAATATG
Encoded here:
- a CDS encoding glycosyltransferase family 4 protein; this translates as MKILFFTHNIFTPENPKGYRIHQYFPYLAEKGFEIELLTTKTGFSKVLKQASQADVVYLQRLLLNPLKLFALRQCAKKIVYDYDDAVMYGTRKESVTRRFRFKMTVQCADAVFCGNSFLLDEAKKHRDTGAYYVPTVVDTDEYPVKVHEEHKPFVVGWMGSSSTLKYLSDIKEFFLSFRHNRHIIFKFVADKPSGMEEKGIIFEKWEKDKEKSLLLSFDAGIMPARDDIWSQGKCGLKLIQYMASGLPSIAHPVGVVNDIIEDGVNGFLQDDPAGWKDAVEALSKDTALRSRIGNTAREHIEAKYSLKSWGPEVAKIIGSL
- a CDS encoding carbamoyl transferase, which encodes MNILGIHTFGHDTGATLISGGQLLAIGEERLNRQKHSGAFPHKSVRYLLETAGLKNIGNIDLIVGVTRIGKDGKNKEIEMIRSELDYKGKVHTISHHAAHAASAFYPSPFDEAAVMVVDGLGSNAADVDAGAKTPFIFRVIDKKIQKKFEEVQSFYRAIDGRLHTIRKDYAMPGFTNGLGLLYMGTSVFVGFGDFGSGKVMGLAPYGEHTDGRYRRNFYEIVDGAVLIPSEKNFVRHIDHFQKMYYPDIPKRDKGKLPDEVYTAITFEVQDALEKALIEIAGHLYKISPSKNLCYAGGVGLNSVANKKILDNTPFENIFVQPAACDTGIALGCALHGAHMLNNEEPKKYKFKNAYTGRRYSEEEILSALNSTTHIKFSKEQNVAQKAAKLLAEGKILGWFEGGSEIGPRALGHRSIICDPGKPDMKDILNARVKHREAFRPFAPSILKEYVSDYFELTCESPYMLLIAEVKEDKRKVVPSITHVDNTARVQTVTREDNGRFYDLIEEFRKITGVPVILNTSFNIAGEPIVETPADALKCFMSTEMDYLIIEDYFIEASGPKELIGKPVIDENKLKATDFRTDFRKYFKCFFKNNS